The following is a genomic window from Aquificota bacterium.
AGAAGAGGGTGCCGAATGCTTACTTAGGACACAGTTCCTAAGCTTTGAGGATGGAAAGGTTTGGCTTGAGAATATAGATAATAGGGAGAGGTTTTGCGTAAAGGCAGATGTGGTGGTGGGTGCGGACGGACCAAGGTCCAAGGTGGCAAGGCTTACAGGAAAGGGAATAGAAAACTTTCTTACCACGGCGCAAGCCACCATGCCCTTAAAAGAGCAAATAAAAGACCTTTTGATATACTTCAGAGATTACATACCCGGTGGCTACGGATGGGTCTTCCCAAAGGGAGAGGTGGCCAACGTAGGCGTTGGCATAGACCCTTCCTATCCTATAAACGTAATGGAGAGCTTAAGGAGGTTTATAACAGAGGTGTATAAAGAAGGTATTGTGGAAGAAAGAATAGTTAAAAGGACTGGTGGTTGGATACCTGCCGATGGTCTTTTGCCCTTGGTGAGGGGAAGGGTGGTCCTTGTAGGAGATGCGGGTGGCTTTTGCCATCCTATAACCGGTGCGGGCATAGCCAATGCAGTCCTATCTGGTAGTATGGCTGGTAAATACATAGCGGAAGGAAACCTTGAAGAATACCAAGAGGAGGCAGAAGACACCTTTGGAAGCGTGCTATGGAGAGCATCGGAAAAGAGGAAAAAACATATGAAGAGTTGGGATAATTTGAGAAATATAATACCAAAGACATGGATAGCCTTTGAGGAGTATTGGCGTATAATTTAACTTCAGGAGGTGGAAAAATGGACTTTTTAGGAAAAGAACAATCACCCTTAACCTTTGAGGAGTGGAACCAGCTTGAGAAGGCTATAATTGAGGTTGCAAAAAAGACGCTTGTGTGTAGAAGGTTTATGCCTGTGGTTGGCCCCATAGGTGTGGGCCATCAGGTGATATCTTATGATGTATACCTTGGTGTGGAGCCGGGTGTATGTGAAGTAAGGCCTGGGGAGGAAAGCGAACATTGTGAGCCTGTAAGGACCGGAAAGAGAAGGCATATAGTCCTTCCAACCATATACAAGCCCTTTAGCATAAGCTGGAGGGACTTAGAATACTACAGGCAGTTCAACCTTCCCATAGATACATCTCAAGCTTCTGCGGCAGCCTTTGCCACAGCGGTGGCGGAGGACACTCTCATAATCCATGGAAATCCAAAACTGGAGATAGAGGGCCTTTTGACGGTGGAAGGAAGGCAAACCATGTCCATGAGCGATTGGGATGTGCTTGGTAATGCCTTTAACGATATATCTCTTGGTATAGCCAAGCTTTCAGAAAAGGGCTTTTATGGAGACTACTACCTTATACTAAACCCAAAGGACTACTTTAAGCTAAACAGGGTATATCACAACACAGGCCTTTTGGAGATTGAACAGATAAGAAAGCTTGTAAAGGATATATACTACACGCCCATAATGCCAGAATCAAAGGCATTGCTTATATCGGCAGGACCACAGAATATGGACATAGTCATAGGCTTGGACTTTAGCCTTGCCTATGTGGAATCTACCAACATGGTGCATCACTTTAGGGTTATGGAGATAGTAGCACCAAGGATAAAAAGGCCTGGGGCCATACTGGTGATAGGAGAAAAGTGAAGGAAAAGTGGAAGGTAATAGAAAGGCTACTTTCTGAAGAGTATGATATTGAGGTCCAGGGGAGTTATGAGGGGTGGGGTGCGGGCTACGACCCTAAGTTTTTACCCCTTACAGAGATGTGGGCAAAGGGAGAGGTGGAGGATGTGCCAGAGGTAGTAAAAAGGCCTGCGGGGGTGGTCTTTCACATACAAGAGCTTTCAAAAAAATCGGAAGAGGAGGCCATAAACACCATAAGGCATGAGATTGAATACCTCTTTTCCACAGACCTTTACCTGTGGAGGCTTGGCCAGAGAGAGTTTTACAAGTTTGGCTTTACCCCCACCTCCTTCCTTGTGCTTTACTCTGTGCTTGAGTCCATAAAAACAGACTCAAGGATAATAAACGGCCATCCTCAAAGCTATTCAACAATCATAAAAAACTACGAAGATATTCTAAAGGAGATAGACACATACTATCCACACCATAATTTTTCCCTTAGCCTTTTGAAGTCATGGCTTGGAAAGGAGGCCATTCCCAAAGATACAGAAAGGACACTCTATGAATACTTAAACTCAAAAAACAGAGAGGCCTACGACATACTCATGGAAGACCTGCTTGGAAAGTATATAGCCCATATAGAAAAGGCGCAAGAGATAAACTACATAGACCTCCTTTTGGATGAGGCAAGAGGAAAGGTAAGAAAGGATACCCACAAAGGAAGGATAATGACAGACCTCCTTAAAAAGCTTCCGGAGGCTCTGCAAGAGGTAATAACAGAATACAAGGATAAAAGGGCCATAGATATACCAGAAATTGAAAGAAAGGAGATTTTAAAGAGCCTAAGGAACATGCCCGACTGGATGAGGGACTACCTAAGGCAGATGTCTTACATAGATATGATAGAGAGGGATGTGGAGCTTATAAGGCACTTTTTACCAAAGACCTTGGAGGTAGATATAGAGCATAGGGGATTTCTTAGCTTTTTGATAAAGGGATGGGAGGAGCAAGGTAGTTCTGCCTCCAGCGGTTTGAGCCTTGGGGGAAGGTCTGGAGAAAAATCTCAAGAGGACAGACTGTATGAAAAAGCCTACGGAATGAACAAGGAGGAGTTTAAGGCCTACAGGAGGATGATCTCAAACATACTGCCCTATGTGGAGGCACTAAAGAGAAAGCTTAAAAAACTCATGCCAGAAGAGGAGGAAGGCTGGTCTGGAAAATACTTTTATGGAAGGAGGCTTAACAACAAGGCCCTTAGCGTGGAGGCTTCCATAGGAAGGGGGAGGATGTACATGAGAAGGGAAGAAAGCATAAGAAAGGAGATAGCCTTTAAGCTTCTCATAGATATATCCACATCCATGAAAAGGGAGGATAAAATACAAAAGGCCATAGAGGCACTTCTTTTGTTCTCCGAGGTAATAAGCACTTTAAAGATGCCCTTTTCCATAGATGTGTTTAGCGACAGAGTATTTAGATTAAAGGAGTTTCATGAGGATTATAAGGTAGTAAAGTGGAGGATTTTGGAGCTTTTTAACATGCTTGGTGGTGGAACAAACTTTGAAAAGGCTTTACTTTATGCACATGAAGATATTCAAGTATTTTGCGCCAAAAACCATATGAAAGGCTGTATGCTTGTCTTCTCCGATGGCGAGCCTACAAGGGGCCTAAGAGGCCAAGAGCTAAAAAGCCTCATAAACCAGATAAAATCCCTAACACCCATCATAGGCATAGGCGTTGGCTTGGAAAAAAATTATGTGGACTATTACTTTGAAAGTACAGGCATAAAGATAAAAGATGTATCCGAGCTTACATTGACCTTCACAAGGATAATAGAAAATCAGGCAAGGAGGCTTCTGGCCTTTCAATAAGAAGGCTTATGTTCTCTTCCGGCTTTTCCACCAAAAAGCTGTATTGGGTTTGAGGGGGATATTTTTTTGCCTCATAAAAGAACTCATCCCCTTGGGACCTTTGGCCGAGGGCATAGTTTATAAGAGCCAAAAGTATATACTTCTCTTGACAGTCTTGTGCCAACATCAACCATTTGGTAGCCTCCAAGTATTTAAACTCTGTTATATACCTCATGCCTATGTAAAGTGGTTCACTGTTTTTTAAAAAGTCTTCCTTTTTAAGCCTTTTACCCTCTTTGTCCACTATCCTTATCCTAAACCTGACCCTCATCACCCAAACCCATCATGGAGTAAACATAAACATGTTTTTAAATTAAAGCACATGAGGACTTATTTCAAGGAAGAACTAAAGGAAAGGAATATAATATTGGCAAGGTCTGGAGAAACTCCAGAGAAGATAGAGATAGACCAAGATGAGATAAAGGTTTATGCTAAGGATGAGGTTTATCATATACCCGTAGAGTCTTTAAGAGGCAAGGCTATAATGGATAGGTTAAACTACAAGGGAGAACTCACACAGGAGATATATATTTAAAACATTAAACTGAGCTAAGGAGGTTTTTATGGATAAGTGGGAAGCTTTTCTCTTTGATGTGGCAGAAAAGGCCATAAACTACCAAAGGCTTTCAAAGGAAGAGGCTTTAAATATATTGAGATTGCCCGACGAGTATATAGCCCTCATGGTCTACTTAGCGCAGAAGGTAAAAAACCATTTCCATCCACCAGATAAGATAGAGTTCTGTTCCATAATAAACGCCAAAAGCGGTGCCTGTTCGGAGGACTGTAAATTCTGCGCCCAGTCTAAGTTTTATAAGACTCCCATAAACGTGTATAACCTTGTGCCAAAGGATGAGATAGTAGAAGGTGCTTACAGAGGTGTGGAGTTTGGAGCAAACCGATATTGTGTGGTCCTAAGCGGGAGGGCTGCCACAAAGGAAGAGGTAGAAAGAATATGCGAAGGTGTTAGTGAGATAAAGAAGGAAGGCCTTCCTATAAATGTGTGCGTTTCTGCCGGGACTCTTGATGAGGAGTCTTTAAGAAAGCTAAGAGAGGCTGGCGTAAAGCGTGTGAACCATAACCTTGAAGCATCAGAAAACTTCTTTCCAAAGATAGTTACCACTCACTCTTGGAGAGAAAGGTATGAGACAATAAAAAGGATAAAGGCTGTGGGCCTTTCCACCTGTTGTGGTGGCATATTCGGTATGGGAGAAAGCTATGAAGACAGGGTGGACCTTGCCCTAACTTACAGAGACCTTGAAGTGGACTCCATACCCCTTAACTTCCTTATGCCCATTGAAGGCACACCACTACAGAATGCACCC
Proteins encoded in this region:
- a CDS encoding NAD(P)/FAD-dependent oxidoreductase — encoded protein: MRKVDVLIVGGGPAGSTCAYELSKRGLSVIFVDIKKKIGTPVQCAEFVPIQLYHQFKDFFPEEAIAQRVENMVHFTPWGEVVSMWSEGFVLNREVFDYHIAKLAKEEGAECLLRTQFLSFEDGKVWLENIDNRERFCVKADVVVGADGPRSKVARLTGKGIENFLTTAQATMPLKEQIKDLLIYFRDYIPGGYGWVFPKGEVANVGVGIDPSYPINVMESLRRFITEVYKEGIVEERIVKRTGGWIPADGLLPLVRGRVVLVGDAGGFCHPITGAGIANAVLSGSMAGKYIAEGNLEEYQEEAEDTFGSVLWRASEKRKKHMKSWDNLRNIIPKTWIAFEEYWRII
- a CDS encoding encapsulin, with translation MDFLGKEQSPLTFEEWNQLEKAIIEVAKKTLVCRRFMPVVGPIGVGHQVISYDVYLGVEPGVCEVRPGEESEHCEPVRTGKRRHIVLPTIYKPFSISWRDLEYYRQFNLPIDTSQASAAAFATAVAEDTLIIHGNPKLEIEGLLTVEGRQTMSMSDWDVLGNAFNDISLGIAKLSEKGFYGDYYLILNPKDYFKLNRVYHNTGLLEIEQIRKLVKDIYYTPIMPESKALLISAGPQNMDIVIGLDFSLAYVESTNMVHHFRVMEIVAPRIKRPGAILVIGEK
- a CDS encoding VWA domain-containing protein, with translation MKEKWKVIERLLSEEYDIEVQGSYEGWGAGYDPKFLPLTEMWAKGEVEDVPEVVKRPAGVVFHIQELSKKSEEEAINTIRHEIEYLFSTDLYLWRLGQREFYKFGFTPTSFLVLYSVLESIKTDSRIINGHPQSYSTIIKNYEDILKEIDTYYPHHNFSLSLLKSWLGKEAIPKDTERTLYEYLNSKNREAYDILMEDLLGKYIAHIEKAQEINYIDLLLDEARGKVRKDTHKGRIMTDLLKKLPEALQEVITEYKDKRAIDIPEIERKEILKSLRNMPDWMRDYLRQMSYIDMIERDVELIRHFLPKTLEVDIEHRGFLSFLIKGWEEQGSSASSGLSLGGRSGEKSQEDRLYEKAYGMNKEEFKAYRRMISNILPYVEALKRKLKKLMPEEEEGWSGKYFYGRRLNNKALSVEASIGRGRMYMRREESIRKEIAFKLLIDISTSMKREDKIQKAIEALLLFSEVISTLKMPFSIDVFSDRVFRLKEFHEDYKVVKWRILELFNMLGGGTNFEKALLYAHEDIQVFCAKNHMKGCMLVFSDGEPTRGLRGQELKSLINQIKSLTPIIGIGVGLEKNYVDYYFESTGIKIKDVSELTLTFTRIIENQARRLLAFQ
- a CDS encoding pantothenate kinase, which encodes MRTYFKEELKERNIILARSGETPEKIEIDQDEIKVYAKDEVYHIPVESLRGKAIMDRLNYKGELTQEIYI
- the bioB gene encoding biotin synthase BioB, which codes for MDKWEAFLFDVAEKAINYQRLSKEEALNILRLPDEYIALMVYLAQKVKNHFHPPDKIEFCSIINAKSGACSEDCKFCAQSKFYKTPINVYNLVPKDEIVEGAYRGVEFGANRYCVVLSGRAATKEEVERICEGVSEIKKEGLPINVCVSAGTLDEESLRKLREAGVKRVNHNLEASENFFPKIVTTHSWRERYETIKRIKAVGLSTCCGGIFGMGESYEDRVDLALTYRDLEVDSIPLNFLMPIEGTPLQNAPGISPIEALKVIAMFRFTNPKAELRLCGGREQNLRDFHGMAVLMTNAMMVGGYLTRAGRDIKKDYQLLKDLNFERLVSVE